The window ATCAGAGGCTCCATTTGGAGTCTGttcgctgcaaaaaaaaataaaaaaaaacacactttgttGCGCCACGAACAGAACACCAACAGAtcccactgactttaatggggtctttTTATTTAGCAGGCcttgaaaagacaaaaaaatactACTTGCAACTTTTTGTAATCGCTCCGGTCCTGCTGTGAAAATGGATTCCGCGACAGAGAACCCCAAACGGAGCTCCGACacagatgtgaacttagccttatttaTCTATTATGCGGTTGGGTCTTAAAGGGGGGTTGCCCTGAGTTTTCACCAGTTAGTATAGAGCGCCCTCTCTACAGCCCTTCTTTATTTAGTCATTCTTTCTCGGATGCTGGTTTAAGGACAATAGACCCATTAATCAATCCTTTTGCACAGCGGCCTTTTCACGTATGGGATGGCAAACAATTGCTCCCCATCTTTATTGTGTCTGTCTTAAATAGATACATCAGCCTGAACCTAGCCATCCATCCCTAAGAAGCATCCCGAATCTTTACAAAGGGCTGGAGGACAGAATAAAACATAAGGCAGATTATTTTGTTTTcgtataaaatattttattatgaaACTATTGtgtaaaaaaacacatttgttaTGCAGGACCTTTGTAAGTTTATAATAAAACAGTAAGAAAAGGCAGTGGTGTAAGGTTCCAAAAGGCAGCATCGAAACAATGGACCACTATTTTGCTTGTTTGGACAATAGCTGCATAAACTTTGTTCACTGTGAACATTGTTTAATAATACAATTAATACATTATCAAAAGTTTCTATAAAGTAAGACACATCGGTGCTAAAGTACATCTGGAGGAATTCCAACCCCACCTTAAAGGAGTGTCCTTTCACAAAACCACATACAAAATGGCGGTTGCAAGGTAATAATAGCAGGGACGGGCAGCCTTGGCACCCCCAGCGTATGCTGAACTACATACTCCGTGTGGTGGTGATGTAGTTCACCAGCGGCCAGGGCTCCACAGGGTGACTATCACTGAAATATATAGACTACAAGTCTAAATATGCAGAGGTAATAAGCAATACATAATAATGTTTCAAGATATACACATTTGTATAACATTTGTACAAAACTTCTATAAATCTCTCTCTTATATACAAAAATAGCTTAATACAACCCCAAACATCTGGGATACATAGAAATAgatttttataattaaaaaaaaaatcacaaaaagattggaagCATTTCAGGTGAAAGTGGTATAAAAATAGTAGTAGAAGGTTCTCAAAAGGTTCTTTGAAGATCAGCATAGGTTGTATGCAATAAACTCCACAATTCAAGATCCTGGAACTAAGATCATCCTTGAACTTAGGACTTGGTTTGTCTCTTAAAGGGCTTAAAGTTTTGATTTTTGGGGAAGCCCCTGGCTTGTTCTTAGGATCATTCAGGCCAGAAAGTCTCTTGGTTGTGTGAGTTAGGATGGTGTAGGCTCCACCATCCATGTCCCACCGCGGGTCTGAGTCCCTGTTCATCCTGTAGACCCGGCTGGAGTGCAATGTAGTGCTTCAGTGTTCTTGGAAGGGCTGGTAAGCTCCCATGTGCTTCACTTTCTCTTTCTGAGCAGAAAGCTTAACTTGTGATCTGAGCAACAGTCCTGAAATACAAAGAAGGAGATCAGTTACTCATTCAGACAAGGGCAAGACAGAAGATCAAAGCATTGGTTACACATTAATGCCTTTATTGTCACCGGCGGTGTCTACCCTGACACTTGCAGAAGACATAGATGAAGATGACATAGTCTACCCTGACACTTGGAGAAGACATAGATGAAGATGACATAGTCTACCATGACACTTGGAGAAGACATAGATGAAGATGACATAGTCTACCATGACACTTGGAGAAGACATAGATGAAGATGACACAGTCTACCCTGACACTTGGAGAAGACATAGATGAAGATGACATAGTCTACCATGACACTTGGAGAAGACATAGATGAAGATGACATAGTCTACCATGACACTTGGAGAAGACATAGATGAAGATGACATAGTCTACCATGACACTTGGAGAAGACATAGATGAAGATGACATAGTCTACCATGACACTTGTGGAAGAGTAGGACAAGTTACACTAGAAGAGGTGATGGTGGTGCCAAGTGAAGACCTACTAGTACACACAACCCACAGCATGCACTGGGCACCCAAGGGCAAGGAGTGGAATAAAGGAAAAGACAACTCACCTGCTCCTTAAAGCTCAGAACCAGGTAGTGAAGTCTAGCAGGTCTTGTTCCTCTGGACTCAATGGATCATAGGACCCTTCATCGGAGGAGTAAGAAGAGACAGGAGACCCTGCCATAGAGTTCATGTCATGCCCATAGTTGGGTGAGATGGTGGGTGACAGCACCCCGGACTGAAAGGCAGCGCTGACAGCGTCATGTTCGTCCAGCAGCTGCTGCAGCGCCCGGATGTACTCCACCGCCGAGCGCAGGGTCTCCACTTTGCTCATCTTCTTGTTGGCAGCGCCGTTGGGCACATGCTCCCGTAGGGTGGCAAAGCCCAGGTTGACCAGCTTGACTCTATTCCTCTCCCGCTCGTTCCTCCGGGCTACGGCGGCTGGCTGCTGTTGGGGCAGGCTGTAGCCAAAGCCGGTGAAGTTCAGCCTCCTCTTACACCTCATAAGCTCCGGGGAGGACGAGCGTTGTCTCTTCACCTGCTTTGGCAGTGACTTGGAGTTGGGTTGCCCTATGTCTCCCGGGCTGAGCGGCAAGCTCTGGGCATAGTAGCAGGCTGGCTGCAGGAAGGGCTGGCTAGAGCCGCTCTCTGCCTTGGCAGTGGCATCCATGTGGCTGGCAGTGAGTGTCCGGGCAGCGGGGGAGACTCGTGTCACTCGCGTGTGTGTCGGGCAGCTCCGTGCCGCACGTTCCCTGGATCAGCGCTCAGTGCTGGGGTCGCCCGGACGCCGCCGCCTTTTCAATGGGCACAAGCTGGACGTGCGCGCTGGCCCCGCCCCTCTCCCCGGGCTCCATTCTCGGCGCTCTGTTGTTCCAGTGCGTGCGCCTGACGCGTGCCGCTCCGAGTGCTGAATAACAGCTCGCTGACACTGAGGACGGGGCGGCCGCTGCCAGCTGTACCACTCACTGCAGCCAGGGCACCGAGCTGTCCTCATCCTGCACTGTCACCACCAACCTGAACCCCAATAACCTGCCGACACTGCCAGCTGTACCACTCACTGCAGCCAGGGCACCGAGCTGTCCTCATCCTGCACTGTCACCACCAACCTGAACCCCAATAACCTGCCGACACTGCCAGCTGTACCACTCACTGCAGCCAGGGCACCGAGCTGTCCTCATCCTGCACTGTCACCACCAACCTGAACCCCAATAACCTGCCGACACTGCCAGCTGTACCACTCACTGCAGCCAGGGCACCGAGCTGTCCTCATCCTGCACTGTCACCACCAACCTGAACCCCAATAACCTGCCGACACTGCCAGCTGTACCACTCACTGCAGCCAGGGCACCGAGCTGTCCTCATCCTGCACTGTCACCACCAACCTGAACCCCAATAACCTGCCGACACTGCCAGTTGTACCACTCACTGCAGCCAGGGCACCGAGCTGTCCTCATCCTGCACTGTCACCACCAACCGGAACCCCAATAACCTGCCGACACTGCCAGCTGTACCACTCACTGCAGCCAGGGCACCGAGCTGTCCTCATCCTGCACTGTCACCACCAACCTGAACCCCAATAACCTGCCGACACTGCCAGCTGTACCACTCACTGCAGCCAGGGCACCGAGCTGTCCTCATCCTGCACTGTCACCACCAACCTGAACCCCAATAACCTGCCGACACTGCCAGCTGTACCACTCACTGCAGCCAGGGCACCGAGCTGTCCTCATCCTGCACTGTCACCACCAACCTGAACCCCAATAACCTGCCGACACTGCCAGCTGTACCACTCACTGCAGCCAGGGCACCGAGCTGTCCTCATCCTGCACTGTCACCACCAACCTGAACCCCAATAACCTGCCGACACTGCCAGTTGTACCACTCACTGCAGCCAGGGCACCGAGCTGTCCTCATCCTGCACTGTCACCACCAACCTGAACCCCAATAACCTGCCGACACTGCCAGCTGTACCACTCACTGCAGCCAGGGCACCGAGCTGTCCTCATCCTGCACTGTCACCACCAACCTGAACCCCAATAACCTGCCGACACTGCCAGCTGTACCACTCACTGCAGCCAGGGCACCGAGCTGTCCTCATCCTGCACTGTCACCACCAACCTGAACCCCAATAACCTGCCGACACTGCCAGTTGTACCACTCACTGCAGCCAGGGCACCGAGCTGTCCTCATCCTGCACTGTCACCACCAACCTGAACCCCAATAACCTGCCGACACTGCCAGCTGTACCACTCACTGCAGCCAGGGCACCGAGCTGTCCTCATCCTGCACTGTCACCACCAACCTGAACCCCAATAACCTGCCGACACTGCCAGCTGTACCACTCACTGCAGCCAGGGCACCGAGCTGTCCTCATCCTGCACTGTCACCACCAACCTGAACCCCAATAACCTGCCGACACTGCCAGCTGTACCACTCACTGCAGCCAGGGCACCGAGCTGTCCTCATCCTGCACTGTCACCACCAACCTGAACCCCAATAACCTGCCGACACTGCCAGCTGTACCACTCACTGCAGCCAGGGCACCGAGCTGTCCTCATCCTGCACTGTCACCACCAACCTGAACCCCAATAACCTGCCGACACTGCCAGCTGTACCACTCACTGCAGCCAGGGCACCGAGCTGTCCTCATCCTGCACTGTCACCACCAACCTGAACCCCAATAACCTGCCGACACTGCCAGCTGTACCACTCACTGCAGCCAGGGCACCGAGCTGTCCTCATCCTGCACTGTCACCACCAACCTGAACCCCAATAACCTGCTCACACTGCCAGCTGTACCACTCACTGCAGCCAGGGCATCGAGCTGTCCTCATCCTGCACTGTCACCACCAACCTGAACCCCAATAACCTGCCGACACTGCCAGCTGTACCACTCACTGCAGCCAGGGCACCGAGCTGTCCTCATCCTATACTGTCACCAACCTGAACCCCAATAACCTGCCGACACTGCCAGCTGTACCACTCACTGCAGCCAGGGCACCGAGCTGTCCTCATCCTGCACTGTCACCACAAACCTGAACCCCAATAACCTGCCGACACTGCCAGCTGTACCACTCACTGCAGCCAGGGCATCGAGCTGTCCTCATCCTGCACTGTCACCACCAACCTGAACCCCAATAACCTGCCGACACTGCCAGCTGTACCACTCACTGCAGCCAGGGCACCGAGCTGTCCTCATCCTGCACTGTCACCACCAACCTGAACCCCAATAACCTGCCGACACTGCCAGCTGTACCACTCACTGCAGCCAGGGCACCGAGCTGTCCTCATCCTGCACTGTCACCACCAACCTGAACCCCAATAACCTGCTCACACTGCCAGCTGTACCACTCACTGCAGCCAGGGCACCGAGCTGTCCTCATCCTGCACTGTCACCACCAACCTGAACCCCAATAACCTGCCGACACTGCCAGCTGTACCACTCACTGCAGCCAGGGCACCGAGCTGTCCTCATCCTATACTGTCACCAACCTGAACCCCAATAACCTGCCGACACTGCCAGCTGTACCACTCACTGCAGCCAGGGCACCGAGCTGTCCTCATCCTGCAGTGTCACCAACCTGAACCCCAATAACCTGCCGACACTGCCAGCTGTACCACTCACTGCAGCCAGGGCACCGAGCTGTCCTCATCCTGCACTGTCACCACCAACCTGAACCCCAATAACCTGCCGACACTGCCAGCTGTACCACTCACTGCAGCCAGGGCACCGAGCTGTCCTCATCCTGCACTGTCACCACCAACCTCAACCCCAATAACCTGCCGACACTGCCAGCTGTACCACTCACTGCAGCCAGGGCACCGAGCTGTCCTCATCCTATACTGTCACCAACCTGAACCCCAATAACCTGCCGACACTGCCAGCTGTACCACTCACTGCAGCCAGGGCACCGAGCTGTCCTCATCCTGCAGTGTCACCAACCTGAACCCCAATAACCTGCCGACACTGCCAGCTGTACCACTCACTGCAGCCAGGGCACCGAGCTGTCCTCATCCTGCACTGTCACCACCAACCTCAACCCCAATAACCTGCCGACACTGCCAGCTGTACCACTCACTGCAGCCAGGGCACCGAGCTGTCCTCATCCTGCACTGTCACCACCAACCTGAACCCCAATAACCTGCCGACACTGCCAGCTGTACCACTCACTGCAGCCAGGGCACCGAGCTGTCCTCATCCTGCAATGTCACCAACCTGAACCCCAATAACCTGCCGACACTGCCAGCTGTACCACTCACTGCAGCCAGGGCACCGAGCTGTCCTCATCCTGTAGTGTCACCAACCAACCAAGTGCAACATGCCACATTACTATGCCCAGTCATATTACCATATACATACCGGGAATGCAACATGCCACATTACTATGCCCAGTCACTTGTCCTTACAATTCCTGTGCCAGGCACTGCATCTTGTCAGTACCGTGCTCCTACTATGTGCTGCAACCTCTCTCTATCATCATGGCCACACCAGGCAGAGCAACCTATGGGTGCCATACTAGTGCCAAACCATGCCACACATTCCTTGTCATAGATGTAAGAGTGCAGGCAGACGTTTCTATAGTCATTCCAACCTCTCACCCTGGCCATATATCGTTTATTCATGATAGCGTGTATATAGTGCACTATAAATACCAGCCACCCATTCTCTTCATAAAAAAATTAGTTAGTGGCTGTTAATCTGCCAACACCAGTAACTACACCAAGTGTGATGCCCATCTGTGTGCCCAGTACCACTTAGTGTAAGGGTCAGAGTGTTCTTATTTCCTGATAGACATTACTGATCTCTTCAGGGATGTTATCTCAGCAATGTGCCAGCTTTATGACCAAATTGAAAACCAACTTTTCCAACTTTGCTTTGCCCAGCTATTTGCCAGCAGCTGCCAGTGTGTGATAGGCATAGTCAGTGTATACACAGTAACACATGGAGGCATGTAGGAGTATTACATAGGTccgggtttcccaaccagagtgcccccagctgttgcaaaactacaactcccagcatgtccggagagCCTTcagctttgagttgtagttgtagtgggagttgtcgttttgcacagctggaggcaccctggttgggaaacacggacatAGGTAATGGGATAACTATTTTATGGTCCATCTGTAGTGAATGAAGCTCTGGAGAACACCGAGTCTGCGATCCACCTGATCATACAtctcatcatacatctcatcatgcatctcatcatacatctcatcatgcatctcatcatacatctcatcatacatctcatcatgcatctcatcatacatctcatcatgcatctcatcatacatctcatcatacatctcatcatacatctcatcatgcatctcatcatacatctcatcatacatctcatcatgcatctcatcatacatctcatcatgcatctcatcatacatctcatcatgcatctcatcatacatctcatcatgcatctcatcatacatctcatcatacatctcatcatgcatctcatcatacatctcatcatgcatctcatcatacatctcatcatgcatctcatcatacatctcatcatgcatctcatcatacatctcatcatgCATCTCATCATGCAtctcatcatacatctcatcatgcatctcatcatacatctcatcatacatctcatcatacatctcatcatgCATCTCATCATGCATCTCATGATACATCTCATGATACATCTCATCATGCATCTCATCATGCATCTCATGATACAtctcatcatacatctcatcatgCATCTCATCATGCATCTCATCATGCATCTCATCATGCATCTCATCATGCATCTCATCATGCATCTCATCATGCAtctcatcatacatctcatcatgCATCTCATCATGCAtctcatcatacatctcatcatgCATCTCATCATGCATCTCATCATGCATCTCATCATGCAtctcatcatacatctcatcatgCATCTCATCATGCATCTCATCATGCATCTCATCATGCATCTCATCATGCATCTCATCATGTATCTCATCATGCAtctcatcatacatctcatcatacatctcatcataCATCTCGTCATGCAtctcatcatacatctcatcatgCATCTCATCATGCAtctcatcatacatctcatcatgCATCTCATCATGCAtctcatcatacatctcatcatacatctcatcatacatctcatcatgCATCTCATCATGCAtctcatcatacatctcatcatgCATCTCATCATGCAtctcatcatacatctcatcataCATCTAATCATGCATCTCATTATGCAtctcatcatacatctcatcatgCATCTCATCATGCATCTCATCatgtatctcatcatacatctcatcatacatttcatcata is drawn from Hyla sarda isolate aHylSar1 chromosome 4, aHylSar1.hap1, whole genome shotgun sequence and contains these coding sequences:
- the ASCL1 gene encoding achaete-scute homolog 1, with the protein product MDATAKAESGSSQPFLQPACYYAQSLPLSPGDIGQPNSKSLPKQVKRQRSSSPELMRCKRRLNFTGFGYSLPQQQPAAVARRNERERNRVKLVNLGFATLREHVPNGAANKKMSKVETLRSAVEYIRALQQLLDEHDAVSAAFQSGVLSPTISPNYGHDMNSMAGSPVSSYSSDEGSYDPLSPEEQDLLDFTTWF